GATCATATCTCATAGTTTACCGTTGCAAGAATCAATTTTTgagaattgaaataaataatagtaatgtAACGtttatcatatttatcaaatttattatatatatttatcatttatcatatttatcCTATTTATCCTATTTATCAGAATATTTCCACATAAGAATTCTGAAAAACTGTATCTTCTatcaattttctttttatcaAAAGGTTCTAATATGATTACAATGtcattgaaaattattcaaataatttcttgACTAATTCTATATAAACACCAATTTGGAAATTGtctaattcaatttttttaaatggtGATAgaatattgttgttgttgttatgaatattattattggtAATCTCTAACATATCTTCATTAGTGTAATTTTGCATCATTTGTTGATACAGGTGtaattctttcttttcgctattgtaatatttagaataaatttctaaattatttggAATAGCACATAACCAAATTCTAGTTTTgtataatttgaataactctttaattaaatctCTGAAGTCATTCCTTTCATCACAAATATAGTAAAATGTTAATTTCTTTCTATCAAATTGGATCTCAGcatttaaaattgtaaTGTTTAGTTTAGAGTTCGCATTTGATGTGGtatttgaaacatttaaatctaaattttGGGAATTCATATCTTCAGTTGAAGCCTGATCTTGATCAAGATGGGAATTGTTGATTGAACTTAACTTCATTTTGGCAACATGTAAAGCTTTCAATTCATCTTTTAGTTtgttattcaaatttgaagaaactTCCCAAGGGGTGGCGAACCTAATAACTTGTTTTGATGGTACCACTAATTGAGTTAACTCAACTACATCGTATAATCTTGAGTTTAATTTATCACTTTGACCTCTAGTAGACTCGATTAAAGCTTTAACAAAATCTTTATTTGGGTAATGTTGTGATTTTGCTGTAATTAGTGAATCGAAATgaatcttctttttcaagAAATATACGAATAAAGCCAAATCAAAGCTCACTGCTGGTTCAACCATCAAGGCCAAATCCTTGCCTCTATCACCATCAATAATAACCATATCACCTCTACTCATGAATAAGTTGGAATTGTTTGGAATTGacaataattctaatttaccattttttaaagtaaCTAGAGCCAACGGTTCATAATTCATGTACGATGAACTATCGGATTGTGCATTCTTCTTAGTTGATGAAGTTTTTTCTAATTCCGTGTTAGTTGTAGTAAcataatttgaattacaagattttaaaaagtttAGAAACTTAATacaattttgttttaattcaGAATCTTCAGAAGATTTATCAAGTAATCTCTTAATATGATCtgtaaattcaaaaactaATTCAGAGGAGAAATAATTTGAACCacattctttaaaaatttgtttcaattcatcattCGGTTTCAATTGACGTCCATTGAAAACCGTCAATCCGATATCAGCGTTGTCATTATTGGAAGCGTTACTAGTGGAGAGTGGATTTGACAGTTGGTATTTATTATGGATGTTGTGGTTATTATTCTGATTCTTCTGGTGAGAATGTTGATTGTATTGTGAGAATCTATTATGCTGAGTAGAATTGTTTGTGGTGTTGAGCATAGACATGTTTGTGCTTCCATTTGAAAAGGATTGGTTTCTGCCATAATTCTGTGCGTAACCATAACGATTTTGTGGTTGCGGTTGtggttgttgttgctgctTGGTTTGGTGCGGTTGTTGAGACTGTTGTAACATATGGTTGCTGATGTTTGAAGATTCCATCATAGTATAGTTTCTTGCTTGCATAATACCCGAAGTAGCTTGATGGGTTGGAATAGTGAAGACTGAATTTCTATGTTGTATACGGTCAGCATTTGAATTTGGATTTGGATTTGGATCGTTTGAATAGTTCATATAATTCGAACCATATCTATTATTATCGTTAGGAGCACCATTGAATTGATTATATTGGTTTAAACCGTTATTATTGTTCAAATGATCGATAACTGACTCTAAGTTATTTTGTAATGTTTGTCCATGGATTAGAGAATCTGAGATATAAGAAGATCTTCTTGCATTCTCTATATTTAGATTTAACATAGCATCATTATTGTCATTGCctttatcaatatcattagTCCTATAATTTGATGATCCTAGTTGCgctttaaaattgaaaagtcCAGAATAACCTTGTAAATTAGAGGCCGGATTGCCATTGCTATAGAAATTATCATTTGTATGCGTGCTTGTTGATTGCGATGACGAGAATGGGTGTATGCTTGATGTTGCGTTATATTGGCTTCCAAAAATACCGTTACTATCACCTAACccattattattcatattatgATGATTGTTATATGCCATTGGGAATGGTTCCGAATTTGATGGAGTAGTCATCTCTAAAGCAACCAAAGGGAAATTATGTAGAGCATCATTAGAActtgaagaattaaaatcaCCAGGAAGCACACTTATACTATTATTcctaaaattaatatcagGATTATTGTTTTGCATATTATTTGAGATATGAGAGCTACCATTTAAACTAATGCCTCTAAAACTTGAagataaatcaaaatcattaaaagttgatttattgaatttactACCACTAATTGGATCCTCTTCACTCACTTCATTAAACTCATTGCCAATAGAAACATTATTGGAACTGGCAATATCAttggtattattattaccatcGAATGAAGAATTTTTGAGAGTATTAgcattatcaattttactAATATAATTTCTAAATAAGGAATTATTTTCACTGCCATTTGTAGCATTTTGActattgttgttgctgttgtttaattttgatgGTAAATCAACTAATGATTTCCCGCTATTATTCTTAAATAGTAATTTATCATAGTAATTGttcaattgtaaattatCAGATAAACTGGTATTACTATTAACGGAAGGTAATTCATTATGTTGGTGTGTCATTGTTGTATTATTCATGGCCCTAGGAGAGAGAAAAGATCGAGAAAGTTCAGTTTACTTTTGcctttttttttaattttattattaacaaaaaaacaaatcgGTTTAGAAAGTGAAattgaaatcaaaataaGAACAGGAGAAGAACGtaagttaaaaaaaaaccgaaaaatgaaaaaaaaagtttgaaataaataaaaaaagtgTATAATTCTATCAGACTCTATAATTGGTATCAGCgtaattaataatattactGTGTATgttgttaattttttttcccTTTTTTGCGtaatatacttatatatatgtacgtatatatatagtgCTCTTTAAAATGTTagttataatattaaaactcAACGGGGATCTTGCTTTAAATTCTCTTTCTTGCCTTATATGTTCCGTTATCTAAATAGTAAACGAATAAAATACGTTCGAATTATTATAATGTTATTAGTATTGGAGATTTATTAATCAAAAAGTACATTAGTattgtgtgtgtgtatatatatatatatataaagaaattaatttagttttagtgttttgttgttttgtttgtttttttttggaGTAGTACAACAAAAACACAAGTAAATTGACAAGACNNNNNNNNNNNNNNNNNNNNTAGTTTTTGTGTTTTGTgttttgtgtttttttgGAGAGCACAAAAACACAGAAATTGCAAGACCAGATAAAATGGGCTAGAACTTTAACCGTTCTCTTTATCTCTTACACACTTGCAAACAAAAACGTGTATGATCGCAGACTAAGAAAAGAGTTATTTTGTCCTTAAAAAATCAAGTGGGCGGGGTAGGTTCCGAACGTCTCTTATCTTCCTCCAACAAAATAACCCTGACGTTGGTGCGCCAATTATGCCATTCAATAACGACTGCTCACTGTTCCCTCTGGTCTGCCTGTTTCTTTCCTGCTTTTGCATGTCAATAATATCATAAGCCACgaaaattaacaaaacGGTGCACATGACCTGACGTAGcgcatatatatacacatatataccCACCAGACGCGCACCATAGCATCCGTTATCTTCTTCCCCCCCTGCTTTTCTCTTCTGGCTCTGTCACTCGGGCCAAATGGGCAAGcgaaaaaaaattaaggGTGTCGCCAAAGAAGACGCGGACGGGTGTTTCTCGGTGTGTGTGTCCACGTCCACGGAAGTTCACTGAGCAGAGCACACTATTTCATGGAAATCCGTCTTTTCACCGTCGGCTTTTCTCGGAGACACGAACAGTGTAAAggataaaatattatatcgGTTACTTAATAGGAATAGACATATATGCAGAGAGAAGCTGTACGCCTGTGCCTATGTTTCACACCGTCGTCTCTCTCTCTCGCTCTTTCCCCGTCTGTCTGCTTTTGTCTCTGTTTCGGTTTTTAGGACATTTTATTTCGTCGTGGAAAAATGTCCAGCGAACTCTTTTTAAGTGTTGGTTTGTCCTTTTTTCATACCCTACCATACCATGGCAGATCTCTTCCCATTTATCCGAGACATGACATGCCATTGTCTACGTATCCGTCCCAAGACCCTCATTGTCTGTTATTACCCCCAACCACCACCATGCTCTCTCtctatatatgtatacatatatatatccgAAATTAGGACATTTCTTAGtagtaatatatatcttcCGTGTGCTTCCGCTCTGTGCATGTGTGTGTCTGTAACATGAATAAACTTTTTTTCAAGAATGTCATTGTCCTTGTACTGATACGTTTCCGGTTTCTCGTTTCTTATTACGacaattgtatatattgtaCGTTTCCTTACACTGGTTAGGTTTAAGCATGTGACTTTGTCTTTCTCAAATAGTTATAGCTTTAAACGAGATAAGCGcttatattattatgattGTATGACTTTTATATGAactttatataaatgtaGTAGTTTATTAAGCAAATTAGAATGcaatatattgttaataCTTTGATCTTGGTTGTCATTGTGTCGATAGAGATTGGCTTGTTATTTGATCCATTATTTGGAGTGGCTGTGCTTGTGTTTGTGATTTGGAACACAGCACCAAGTCCCTTGGATACATGCCATTCAACATGACAATGAAGTAACCATTTCCCTAGTTGTTTCTTTGTTAAATTTGTCAAATTAACTCTAAGAACAACAAATGAATGTCCCTTGATATTAATGCTATCACGAATTAATGGTGATTTACGACTTGTTTCCCAGTACTTAAGATCTTGGAAGTATTGCTTGACGCTATCGATATCTGTCCTATGATTAACAATAGCACTTTTATATAACGTTCCTTTCCCCATAGAGactatttgaaaattaaatcCATGTAAATGCCATGGATGTCTCATGTGATCTTTAGAATTTAGAATTATCTCCAAAATCgtattatttgaattgtCAATTATGATGGGAGACTCTaaatattcttcaaatgTTTTGTCATTAACCTTGTAAGTATTCTCAGCTTTATAATTATCATAGAATAACTCTATTCGCTTCAAAGAGTGATCGTTGTTACTCTTCCAAATTTCACCGTCTTTTGCATTATCatattctttatataattcGTCATTATTGAAGTTTGGTAATTTGGATATCCTTATGTTGTTAGATTGATTTTCTTGAATATAGGTCTCAACATTCTGAGTTATAGTGgattcattttcaattggaGTAAACCAAAATGTTTTAGTGACGTAGCCCATCATCTTGTTACAACCATTGATACCTTTGACTATTGGAAACCCTTCATTTTTATCCTCGTCCTCTATTTTGATTAAAACAGAATATCGTTGTCCAACTGCCATTGTAAGAGTATCTGTTACATACGGGTTCAACAGAGTTCCATCAGTTTCAAAAAtgattaattttttattaggTATATGGAACACCTGAGTCCCCGAGGTCCCGGAATTCAATAGTCgtaaaatcaaatatttagtATTGCTTTCAagaattttcatttgtaCATTAT
The sequence above is drawn from the Tetrapisispora phaffii CBS 4417 chromosome 2, complete genome genome and encodes:
- the PSP1 gene encoding Psp1p (similar to Saccharomyces cerevisiae PSP1 (YDR505C) and YLR177W; ancestral locus Anc_1.55) gives rise to the protein MNNTTMTHQHNELPSVNSNTSLSDNLQLNNYYDKLLFKNNSGKSLVDLPSKLNNSNNNSQNATNGSENNSLFRNYISKIDNANTLKNSSFDGNNNTNDIASSNNVSIGNEFNEVSEEDPISGSKFNKSTFNDFDLSSSFRGISLNGSSHISNNMQNNNPDINFRNNSISVLPGDFNSSSSNDALHNFPLVALEMTTPSNSEPFPMAYNNHHNMNNNGLGDSNGIFGSQYNATSSIHPFSSSQSTSTHTNDNFYSNGNPASNLQGYSGLFNFKAQLGSSNYRTNDIDKGNDNNDAMLNLNIENARRSSYISDSLIHGQTLQNNLESVIDHLNNNNGLNQYNQFNGAPNDNNRYGSNYMNYSNDPNPNPNSNADRIQHRNSVFTIPTHQATSGIMQARNYTMMESSNISNHMLQQSQQPHQTKQQQQPQPQPQNRYGYAQNYGRNQSFSNGSTNMSMLNTTNNSTQHNRFSQYNQHSHQKNQNNNHNIHNKYQLSNPLSTSNASNNDNADIGLTVFNGRQLKPNDELKQIFKECGSNYFSSELVFEFTDHIKRLLDKSSEDSELKQNCIKFLNFLKSCNSNYVTTTNTELEKTSSTKKNAQSDSSSYMNYEPLALVTLKNGKLELLSIPNNSNLFMSRGDMVIIDGDRGKDLALMVEPAVSFDLALFVYFLKKKIHFDSLITAKSQHYPNKDFVKALIESTRGQSDKLNSRLYDVVELTQLVVPSKQVIRFATPWEVSSNLNNKLKDELKALHVAKMKLSSINNSHLDQDQASTEDMNSQNLDLNVSNTTSNANSKLNITILNAEIQFDRKKLTFYYICDERNDFRDLIKELFKLYKTRIWLCAIPNNLEIYSKYYNSEKKELHLYQQMMQNYTNEDMLEITNNNIHNNNNNILSPFKKIELDNFQIGVYIELVKKLFE
- the GMC1 gene encoding putative oxidoreductase (similar to Saccharomyces cerevisiae YDR506C; ancestral locus Anc_1.54), with amino-acid sequence MLLFKDTSMVFTFFFLVSLFFIVKVDATYESHSDKSPYIFDFTIKRKKVLYNNDNEKIILSINNSNDTYGPTIKVKPNDEVRIRVTNLICNEQELAKGANGKSKIWQDYCQASLHFHGLINIGNKVDGVPNLTQKPIENGESYWYNFTIPEDTCGTFWYHSHSSVQYGDGVRGLIIVNCVEYDTLKNNIINHLEIFGTSTLQSKSLLFADKNVLSSTTFIPKKFDDVTKEHNILLSDWYHERTIDILEKDVLVDDGTNDPRFESSLINGVVENNVQMKILESNTKYLILRLLNSGTSGTQVFHIPNKKLIIFETDGTLLNPYVTDTLTMAVGQRYSVLIKIEDEDKNEGFPIVKGINGCNKMMGYVTKTFWFTPIENESTITQNVETYIQENQSNNIRISKLPNFNNDELYKEYDNAKDGEIWKSNNDHSLKRIELFYDNYKAENTYKVNDKTFEEYLESPIIIDNSNNTILEIILNSKDHMRHPWHLHGFNFQIVSMGKGTLYKSAIVNHRTDIDSVKQYFQDLKYWETSRKSPLIRDSINIKGHSFVVLRVNLTNLTKKQLGKWLLHCHVEWHVSKGLGAVFQITNTSTATPNNGSNNKPISIDTMTTKIKVLTIYCILICLINYYIYIKFI